From a single Cotesia glomerata isolate CgM1 linkage group LG6, MPM_Cglom_v2.3, whole genome shotgun sequence genomic region:
- the LOC123268045 gene encoding intracellular protein transport protein USO1-like, whose product MFGNVDIKQLLASNPPRIIINQTERGADALSQQPTTTSSVADKTVKKTKTHLNNRERTGSESDIRDYLKRKRDAEKDLDTSGTELEFNYQPSKKVDSSKNNNETNKISTAQITHIEPSTAPSPIVTDQNITFNMDDDMLKILQSLTAQISMMRTEATTNVNKLQTQILDSQKNNAEAILEIKNDIKKVVSSWNSKWLDVQKKQSELENEITNLKEQLKNKTTEAGNSADKKSNDLLFLADKKLKKVEQLIYDQEKEAKKMNIIIKNHDWEPTQVQEKTTKFLEEKFNTRAEIVNIQPVDKAGKLIRVKLSTQKAKEKIMTDKAMVLKGNKISIVRDLTSRELEQRSNLIKIMKEKTEQGQKAEIRGNKIKVGDTWHYWDSNLNTLKTAQPLKQRVVPNNQSPSKRNPKN is encoded by the coding sequence ATGTTTGGCAACGTGGACATTAAACAACTGCTGGCAAGCAATCCACCAAGGATTATCATCAATCAAACGGAACGAGGTGCAGATGCCCTGAGCCAACAACCAACAACAACATCCTCGGTTGCGgataaaactgtaaaaaaaaccaaaacaCATCTTAATAACAGAGAGCGAACGGGATCCGAAAGTGACATCAGGGACTATCTGAAGCGTAAAAGGGACGCAGAAAAGGACCTAGACACTTCCGGGACAGAATTGGAGTTTAATTATCAGCCATCTAAAAAAGTTGACAGCTCTAAAAACAACAACGAAACAAATAAGATAAGTACCGCTCAAATCACCCACATTGAACCCTCAACTGCCCCATCACCTATTGTTACAGATCAGAATATCACTTTTAATATGGATgatgatatgttaaaaatacTTCAATCCTTAACTGCACAAATCAGCATGATGAGGACAGAAGCGACAACCAACGTCAATAAGCTCCAAACCCAAATCTTAGACTCTCAGAAGAACAATGCTGAAGCTATCTTGGAgattaaaaatgacattaaaaagGTCGTATCTTCGTGGAATAGTAAGTGGTTAGATGTCCAAAAGAAACAGTCGGAGCTCGAGAACGAAATTACAAATCTAAAAGAGcagctgaaaaataaaactactGAAGCAGGAAATTCGGCGGATAAAAAGTCAAATGACTTACTGTTTCTAGCTGATAAAAAACTAAAGAAGGTGGAACAATTAATATATGATCAAGAAAAAGAAgccaaaaaaatgaatattattattaagaaccATGACTGGGAACCTACCCAGGTCCAAGAGAAAACCACAAAATTTCTCGAGGAGAAGTTTAATACCAGGGCCGAAATAGTCAATATACAACCTGTAGATAAAGCAGGTAAGTTGATACGCGTCAAACTTAGCACCCAGAAAgccaaagaaaaaataatgactgACAAAGCTATGGTGCTGAAAGGAAACAAGATCTCCATCGTCAGGGATCTTACATCGCGAGAACTGGAACAAAGATCGAATCTCATCAAAATTATGAAGGAAAAAACTGAACAAGGCCAGAAAGCAGAGATAAGAGGTAACAAAATCAAAGTTGGTGATACTTGGCATTACTGGGACAGCAATCTAAACACTTTAAAAACAGCTCAGCCGCTGAAGCAAAGGGTAGTACCCAATAATCAATCTCCTAGCAAACGAAAtccaaaaaactaa